GAAGAATTGGGAATAGACGTTTATTTGTGGGTTCTTACAGGCATCATAGTTTTCTTTTTAATGGAAAGGTTTATACATTGGTTTCACCATCACGAAAAACAGCATCAGCTGGAAGCAGAAGAAAAATCTACGATTCCTTTGATTGTTGCAGGAGACACGCTTCACAATTTCGTGGATGGTGTTGTAATTGCCGCGACATTTTTGGTTAGTGTTCCGCTTGGGATTGTAAGCACTTTCGCTGTTTTTGCGCACGAATTACCACAGGAAATCGGCGATTTCGGGCTTTTACTTCACAAGGGGCTTTCTCGAAAGAAAGTTATTTTAGTAAATATACTTAGCGCCGCCGCCGCTTTTTTGGGTGCTGTTCTAACTTACACGACAGGAGAAGTACTTGAAAGACAAGTACCTATCCTTTTGGCGATTACTTCGGGATTTTTTATCTATATTGCGACTTCGGATTTGATGCCCGAAATTAATATGGAGAAAAATAAAAAGTTCACTCTTATCAAAACCGGACTGCTTCTGGTGGGGATTTTAACAATTTACTTCGCGGTGTCTTTTCTGGAGCACGGACGTTGATTTATCTGTAATACATTTTGGCTTCAGAAGTGAAAGACAAGACTTTGGAACAAGGCGTAGACGGGAATGCTTCCATTTTTAACTTTCTTTTCTCGATCAATTGATAAAGTACACAAGCGTGTGTAGTTCCGCGTAATCTTACCCTGAGATTTTGGGCAAATGTTATACCTGTCCACATTTCTCCATCTGGAGTCTCAAAGTTGTATTCGTCTAGACCGTATTTGACTAGGCCGGATTCCATACTTACGTCTTTTGGGTCTATCTGTGGGCTGACGATTACCAGTTGTTTAAACAGGCCTCCATAATTACCGAAGGACGCAATATAGGTTGCGGGGTCCAAATGGTCGGGTATAATTGCGAGATGCGTTTGGGAATAGTTTTCAAGACTTATGCTTTTTGTTCCTTCGTACCCTTTGCTTCCTTCTAGGAACCAATTTCCAATTAGGCGTCCATCGATGTCGTAATCAATTTTGCCACTTCGAGGCTCGATAGTCCTAAGGTATTTCGAAAGCGCTTGATTTTTGAGCTTTTCAGTGTAGTAATCGAGCGGGTCAACAGTGTGGATTTTCCATCTTTCGGCCTCGTACTGTTTGGGGTCTAGAAATCCACTTAGTACTTTTTCTGTATCCCAGACTGCAAAGTCGAGTGTCTGACCGCCAATTCTTCCGATCAATTGGCCTTCTTTAACCGGAATATTAACGTCTCTCTTGTAAGATTTGTCATCAGGGTCACCGGTTACTTTCTGAATATCAGGAGAAAGACTTGTTACAAGATCGTAATAGTAAAACAATCTGCAACTCATAGAAAAAACCATGCGGTACTCGGTGTAATCTGGCTTTTTTCGTGGTTCAACCGCGACAAGCTTGGCGTCTGCCATCGCTCTTACTTCGTATGTATCACGGGGAGATCTAAAAATTGTGGGGGAGAAATATTGATGATCGATTGGTATAACGTGGTCTCCAATTACGGCACCGTAGGGGATGATCATTGAAAAATCATCGTAATTCATAGGAAGAGTGCCTAGTTTGGGTTTTTCCATCCCTTCGCAGTGGCCATTGCTTAGGCTTTTGCCTCTTTTCTCCGCTTCACTACCGCTAGGGATTAGGTCTTTAACTTTATCTACTACAGAATCTGTTTGGGTTTTATCTGAGGAACTTTTAAAGTGAATGAAGGCGAAAATACTTCCGCCGATAATGATGACTAAAGAGATGAGCAGTAAAACTCTTAGCACATATACAGTATATAAGAAGACTTACCTTTTTCGATTTGTAGCGGTGAATCGATTGATCGCTTACAGACTTCGACTCGCTTCGCTCGCTCAGTCGATAATTTCTCATGAGTAATCCCTGAGCGGAGTCGAAGGGCTTGACCAGGATCAGATTCTGGATTCGTTTCACTCCCCAGAATGACAAAACCTATGCCTCGACAAGTTTCTGTAGCTTATCCAGTGAAGTACCCCAACCTTCTTCCATTCCGCTCTTAAGCATCGCTTGGAATTGTTCTTCGTTTTCCGGTTTAGGATAACTAATGGTTAGTTTTGTCTTTCCTTCTCCCGCGTCTTCGAATGTAATAACCACATCCATTTCGTCAGGGAAATTAGCATCTTGACCCTCCGAAGCGGGTTTCACTTTGTTTCCCTCTTCATCCGAAAAGTAATCGGATGTGACTATTTTTTCGTTCGGAACAAGCTCTTTAATTACGCCCGCGCTATACATATCTCTGTCCCATTCCGAGCCTGCCGGTCCGTGCATTGCGTAGATGTTCTTTCCTCCGACTCTTAAATCGACCTTAATGCTTGGTGCCGTAAAACCTTCCGGTCCCCACCACTGTTTGATCATTTCAGGATCTGTCCATGCCTTCCAAACTGCTTCTCGTGGAGCGTCAAAAACACGCTCGATTACAATACCTTTTTCATCTGCCATTTTTCTTTACCCCGTTAGATACGTTCAAGTTATCTAATGGGGTTAAACCTCCTTTCTTTAGAGATTTTTCTTCCGCAAGAATTTTGTCTAACCGCCTAAAACGTTCTTCCCACATAGTCCCCATTCTCCTCGCCCACTCTTCCAGTTGCTTCAAAGAAGCCGGATTAATCTTGTAAATTCTCTGTTGAGCGCGTTTTTCCATTTCCACCAAATTGGCTTCGCGCAAAACTTTTAAATGTTGAGAAATTGCCGGGGGACTAGTATGGAATCTGTCGGAGATATCTGTTGCCGAAAGCTGACCATTTGCCGCCAGCATTTCTATAATATTGCGCCGTGTAGGCTCTGCAAGTGCTGTAAAAACATCCATGCAGAGATAATAAATGAAAGTCTTAATTAAGTCAAGACTTAATTAAGTAAGAATTTGGTAAGAGTTAGATGAAATTATTCTTTTTGGTCCCCTGAAGAGATATTGACCATCCAGTGGACGCCGAATTTGTCGGTTAATTGGTCGTAAGCATCGCCCCAAAATTGTTTTTCCAGCGGAAAGCCAGTATATCATAGGCAATCTAGATGTAAAGACGCCCACAGATGGGACGGTTGCGTTTTACGGAAGCACACGATAAACGGCAGTGTATCCATCCACACAAAGAATGAACTCCGACGAGCCTGATGTTGTAAATGCGCCACTCTCGACAAGCCTTGTAGCAACATTGTCAGGCATACAGCCATATAGGTTTCCAGACGTAGAAGAATGATTTATCTCCGCCGACGCACTGCCCGGGACAAGCACAGCGACGAATGCCAGGACTAATAAACCAACCGTACCTCTAGTTAATAACTTCATAATATAAATCACCCCCAATTCAATATAATTTTGAAGGTCAGAAAGGCAAATACTCTCATACGACACCTGCATTATAACCAATCGTAAATAGATCCCCACGACCTAAAGGC
This DNA window, taken from Candidatus Curtissbacteria bacterium, encodes the following:
- a CDS encoding ZIP family metal transporter — its product is MSTLSYILIFTFIGSIGALIGGLALLANKSFAQRISHFLAAFAAGTLLGAAFFDLLPEAAHEAEELGIDVYLWVLTGIIVFFLMERFIHWFHHHEKQHQLEAEEKSTIPLIVAGDTLHNFVDGVVIAATFLVSVPLGIVSTFAVFAHELPQEIGDFGLLLHKGLSRKKVILVNILSAAAAFLGAVLTYTTGEVLERQVPILLAITSGFFIYIATSDLMPEINMEKNKKFTLIKTGLLLVGILTIYFAVSFLEHGR
- a CDS encoding SRPBCC domain-containing protein, which gives rise to MADEKGIVIERVFDAPREAVWKAWTDPEMIKQWWGPEGFTAPSIKVDLRVGGKNIYAMHGPAGSEWDRDMYSAGVIKELVPNEKIVTSDYFSDEEGNKVKPASEGQDANFPDEMDVVITFEDAGEGKTKLTISYPKPENEEQFQAMLKSGMEEGWGTSLDKLQKLVEA
- a CDS encoding metalloregulator ArsR/SmtB family transcription factor, which translates into the protein MDVFTALAEPTRRNIIEMLAANGQLSATDISDRFHTSPPAISQHLKVLREANLVEMEKRAQQRIYKINPASLKQLEEWARRMGTMWEERFRRLDKILAEEKSLKKGGLTPLDNLNVSNGVKKNGR